One window of Amaranthus tricolor cultivar Red isolate AtriRed21 chromosome 13, ASM2621246v1, whole genome shotgun sequence genomic DNA carries:
- the LOC130798469 gene encoding TPR repeat-containing protein ZIP4 has protein sequence MRIAEINSPDLRQQDPISLIIKQIESIVKQSELLSPENSHPPLPSSLSTYLRQTLTQLSQLGHHSFSNSVKLQLWKLSYRLWNSCVDLTNAGLKGHVELRHCAADMLAIAGDVSGVPSSVMKTASFYYKTGLIWHDMRKFDLANECYEKATELVSKVDIDSISDLGERKLFLEINVARARTAWEVSERNVSITLLNRSKKFLFEIAENFRVLAEQYLMFGKATLMKSENCEGNEALKLMNEGMELCERGLKVVKKTDETLSLKNLRDKTLRFIAALHLQRKEFESVIKCVRVLRDYSGAKSSDQHPSLSVLAMKAWLELGRFGEAEKELREMVMNKEVPESVWVSAVEAYFKAVGVAAAETVKSVFLGLLGRCQVSAGAAVRIIYRVLGEGTGGEESRIREIMAEELVCDERVVTLFRGDGAAKERTALHAVLWNCAAAHFKSKDYAVSAGLFEKAMLYVPSGTENRILQAKGYRVLCLCHLGLSQLEQAKEYIDEAEKLEPNISCAFLKFKIYLQKEDHAAAIAQMKAMMNCTDFTTEFLSLSAHEAVASRALPVAVASLFDLLNFYSSGKSMPVAEVAVFRTILAILIQETGHELDVLKCMKKAQTRLTELGPDSFFGKGEVGRRERNWIATSAWNVGIRAVRENNYELCEEFFCLAANFYDVKINGEVEGNNVMVCKSIVLAVSAMVATEKKTNAILSDSLLKKAIEMLNRSIKLVEASSTTENLEDCQNSSLDPDFMLAHMLNAYELYGRSKDFESQQLLVKNYVNSKACNPKHLLHLGLAASQGPHLNPEVATLVLNTSLSALLASPLPDYNNVALIIRRLITIAVLYKGDADDEVVYNLYKQAYRIMVGLREGEYPVAEGKWLATTSWNRAAVPSRLGQVDGVRKWTSMGLKLAKKVPGMETYMACMEDYLAGYEKKILEDQENRRKL, from the exons ATGAGAATTGCAGAGATTAACTCACCAGATCTTCGTCAACAAGATCCAATTTCTCTCATCATTAAACAAATCGAATCAATCGTCAAACAATCCGAACTTCTCTCTCCCGAAAATTCTCATCCTCCATTACCTTCATCACTTTCTACTTATCTTCGTCAAACCCTAACACAACTGAGTCAACTTGGTCATCACTCGTTCTCTAACTCGGTGAAGCTTCAGTTATGGAAGTTGAGTTACCGTCTATGGAATTCATGCGTCGACCTTACAAATGCAGGATTAAAAGGACATGTGGAGCTTCGTCATTGTGCTGCGGATATGCTCGCAATTGCTGGAGATGTTTCTGGAGTTCCGTCTTCTGTGATGAAAACGGCGTCGTTTTATTATAAAACTGGTTTGATTTGGCATGATATGAGGAAATTTGATTTAGCGAATGAGTGTTATGAGAAAGCTACTGAACTCGTTTCGAAAGTTGACATTGATTCGATTTCTGAcctaggagagagaaaattgttTCTTGAGATTAATGTGGCTAGGGCTAGAACTGCGTGGGAGGTTTCGGAGCGAAATGTTTCGATTACGCTGTTGAATCGTTCGAAGaagtttttatttgaaattgcGGAGAATTTTAGGGTTCTTGCGGAACAATATTTGATGTTTGGGAAAGCGACTTTGATGAAGAGCGAAAATTGCGAAGGAAATGAAGCTTTGAAATTGATGAATGAAGGAATGGAGTTGTGTGAGAGAGGGCTAAAAGTGGTGAAGAAGACGGATGAGACTCTGAGTTTGAAGAATTTGAGAGATAAAACGCTGCGTTTTATTGCGGCATTGCATTTGCAAAGGAAGGAATTTGAGAGTGTGATTAAATGTGTTAGGGTTTTGAGAGATTATAGTGGTGCGAAAAGTAGTGATCAACATCCCAGTTTGAGTGTTTTAGCAATGAAAGCGTGGTTAGAGTTAGGAAGATTTGGCGAGGCGGAGAAGGAGTTGAGGGAAATGGTTATGAATAAGGAGGTTCCAGAGAGTGTATGGGTTTCCGCAGTGGAGGCATATTTTAAGGCTGTTGGTGTGGCGGCTGCTGAGACGGTGAAGAGTGTTTTTCTAGGGTTGTTAGGGAGATGTCAAGTTAGTGCTGGTGCTGCAGTTCGAATAATTTATAGGGTGTTAGGGGAGGGTACTGGCGGAGAAGAGTCGAGGATTAGAGAAATTATGGCGGAGGAATTAGTTTGTGATGAGAGGGTAGTGACACTTTTTCGTGGAGATGGAGCTGCAAAAGAAAGAACGGCCTTACATGCTGTCTTGTGGAATTG TGCTGCAGCTCATTTCAAGTCAAAAGACTATGCAGTAAGTGCAGGGTTATTTGAAAAAGCTATGCTTTATGTACCCAGTGGCACTGAGAATAGAATTCTTCAAGCAAAGGGTTACAGAGTTCTGTGTTTATGCCACCTGGGTCTCTCCCAGCTTGAGCAAGCTAAAGAATACATCGATGAGGCTGAGAAG CTTGAGCCAAACATATCCTGTGCATTCCTGAAG TTCAAAATATACTTGCAAAAGGAGGATCATGCCGCTGCCATTGCTCAGATGAAAGCAATGATGAATTGCACTGACTTCACTACAGAATTCCTTTCTCTCTCAGCACATGAAGCTGTTGCAAGTCGTGCTCTTCCAGTAGCGGTTGCCTCATTATTTGACCTCCTTAACTTTTACTCATCAGGAAAATCAATGCCTGTTGCTGAAGTAGCTGTGTTCCGTACCATTCTTGCTATCCTTATACAAGAAACTGGTCATGAGCTTGATGTCTTGAAATGCATGAAGAAAGCCCAAACTAGGCTAACTGAGCTAGGGCCTGATAGTTTCTTTGGGAAAGGAGAGGTTGGAAGACGAGAACGAAACTGGATTGCAACAAGTGCTTGGAATGTAGGGATACGAGCAGTTCGGGAAAATAACTATGAATTATGtgaagaatttttttgtttggcaGCAAACTTTTATGATGTTAAGATCAATGGGGAAGTAGAAGGAAACAACGTGATGGTTTGCAAATCAATCGTCCTGGCTGTTTCTGCTATGGTAGCCACAGAGAAGAAAACAAACGCCATATTGTCTGATTCGCTGTTAAAGAAAGCTATAGAAATGCTAAATCGATCTATAAAG TTGGTAGAAGCGTCATCCACCACAGAAAATCTGGAAGACTGTCAAAACAGCAGCCTTGATCCAGATTTCATGCTTGCACATATGTTAAATGCATATGAACTATATGGAAGGAGTAAAGATTTTGAATCGCAACAGCTCCTAGTGAAGAACTACGTCAACTCAAAGGCATGCAATCCAAAGCATCTACTTCACTTAGGTCTTGCTGCCTCACAAGGTCCACATCTAAATCCTGAGGTAGCAACACTTGTTCTGAACACGAGCCTTTCTGCTCTGCTTGCTTCACCTCTTCCAGACTACAACAATGTCGCTTTAATTATAAGACGGTTAATTACCATAGCTGTGCTTTACAAGGGAGACGCGGATGATGAAGTGGTATACAATCTATACAAACAGGCTTATCGGATAATGGTGGGACTTAGAGAAGGGGAGTACCCAGTTGCCGAGGGGAAATGGCTTGCTACCACCTCTTGGAATAGGGCAGCAGTCCCTTCGAGGCTTGGACAGGTTGATGGTGTAAGGAAATGGACGAGTATGGGGTTGAAACTTGCAAAGAAAGTACCAGGAATGGAAACTTACATGGCATGTATGGAAGACTACCTTGCTGGTTATGAGAAGAAAATTCTAGAGGATCAAGAGAACAGGCGCAAGCTTTAA